A stretch of Prunus dulcis chromosome 6, ALMONDv2, whole genome shotgun sequence DNA encodes these proteins:
- the LOC117633100 gene encoding ras-related protein Rab11A, with translation MASGGGYGDSNQKIDYVFKVVLIGDSAVGKSQILARFARNEFSLDSKATIGVEFQTRTLVIEHKSVKAQIWDTAGQERYRAVTSAYYRGAVGAMLVYDITKRQSFDHIPRWLEELRSHADKNIVIILIGNKSDLENQRAILTEDAKEFAQKEGLFFLETSALESTNVESAFLTVLTEIFNIVNKKSLAASENQANGNPASLSGKKIVIPGPAQEIPAKSKVCCTS, from the exons ATGGCGAGTGGAGGAGGATATGGAGACTCGAACCAGAAGATAGACTATGTGTTCAAGGTGGTGCTGATAGGGGACTCTGCAGTGGGCAAGTCTCAGATTCTGGCCAGGTTTGCTAGAAACGAGTTTAGCTTGGATTCTAAGGCCACCATCGGCGTTGAGTTTCAGACCAGGACCCTTGTCATCGAGCACAAGAGTGTTAAAGCTCAGATCTGGGACACTGCTGGCCAAGAAcg ATATAGAGCAGTTACAAGTGCATACTACAGGGGCGCTGTTGGGGCAATGCTCGTCTATGATATAACCAAACGCCAGAGCTTTGATCACATACCCCGTTGGTTGGAAGAGCTGCGTAGCCATGCTGACAAGAACATTGTCATCATTCTGATAGGCAACAAAAGTGATCTTGAGAACCAGCGTGCAATCCTCACTGAAGATGCCAAAGAGTTTGCTCAAAAGGAAGGACTTTTTTTCTTGGAGACCTCAGCACTGGAATCAACAAACGTGGAGTCTGCTTTCTTGACTGTGTTGACAGAGATATTCAACATTGTTAACAAGAAGAGCTTGGCCGCCAGTGAAAATCAAGCTAATGGCAACCCTGCATCTCTGTCTGGTAAGAAGATCGTCATCCCAGGCCCTGCACAAGAAATCCCAGCTAAGAGCAAGGTGTGCTGTACATCGTGA
- the LOC117633099 gene encoding RNA cytosine-C(5)-methyltransferase NSUN2 isoform X1, which translates to MGGGGGRGRGGSRTQRRHFRQNRENVWKRPKSDPSSENNPENNGENRGWQPFATQNPAFDEYYKEQGIVTPEEWDGFIEVLRKPLPAAFRINSSSQFCSDIRTQLENDFMISLQAEVSEGGELVPIRPLPWYPENLAWHSNFSRMQLRKNQTLERFHEFLKLENEIGNITRQEAVSMVPPLFLDVRPDHFVLDMCAAPGSKTFQLLEIIHRSTKPGSLPDGLVVANDLDIQRCNLLIHQTKRMCTANLIVTNHEAQHFPGCRLKKSCSTASEIGAEKEPPISQLVFDRVLCDVPCSGDGTLRKAPDIWRKWHVGLGNGVHPLQVQIAMRGLSLLKVGGRMVYSTCSMNPVENEAVIAEILRKCDGSVELVDVSSELPQLVRRPGLKKWKVRDKGRWLVSHKNVSKYRKSVIVPSMFPSGRRFTEPTDHNGSMEVEEKHENGGNGNVEDALESSDDPATLANEQDEEVSDFPLERCMRIVPHDQNGGAFFIAVFHKRSDLPANQGKPNSLEGELGPRNDEPQVQLQNQSTEDSNGIVASLADGTDETFSEAASEAELIKDELDGDSLELDPSVTCEENVNVSEEAQAPSDKEIDPKKAGGKRKLQTQGKWRGVDPVVFFKDEATINSIKTFYGIDESFPFNGHLVTRNSDANHVKRIYYVSKSVKDVLELNFSVGQQLKITSIGLKMFERQTAREGNLAPCSFRISSEGLPLILPYITKQIVYASPVDFKHLLQYKSIKFADFVDAELGQKASGLMSGCCVIVLRKDGKALSDSIEVDESTIAIGCWKGKSSLSVMVTAIDCQELLERLLMRMETEKGSAEKKDKASNAKEGEEQDIKDMEKNGDEENITLETEG; encoded by the exons ATGGGAGGCGGCGGCGGCAGAGGCAGAGGAGGTTCTCGCACTCAGAGACGCCACTTCCGTCAGAACAGAGAGAACGTTTGGAAGCGTCCCAAGTCTGACCCTTCCTCTGAGAACAACCCTGAAAACAATGGTGAAAATCGTGGCTGGCAGCCCTTTGCCACTCAGAATCCCGCATTCGATGAATATTATAAG GAGCAAGGGATAGTGACCCCAGAAGAGTGGGATGGATTCATTGAAGTTCTTCGAAAGCCGTTGCCTGCTGCTTTTAGAATCAATTCAAG TAGCCAATTTTGTTCGGACATCCGAACCCAGTTGGAGAATGACTTTATGATATCTCTTCAAGCTGAG GTAAGTGAGGGGGGTGAACTGGTGCCTATTAGGCCATTGCCTTGGTACCCTGAGAATCTTGCTTGGCATTCCAATTTTTCTCGCATGCAGCTGAGGAAGAACCAAACACTTGAGAG GTTTCATGAGTTCTTAAAGCTTGAAAATGAGATTGGAAACATCACAAGACAGGAGGCTGTCAGCATG GTACCTCCTCTATTCCTTGATGTACGTCCAGATCATTTTGTACTTGATA TGTGTGCTGCACCAGGTTCAAAAACATTCCAATTGCTTGAGATTATACACCGATCAACAAAACCCGGATCCCTACCTGATGGACTG GTCGTAGCAAATGATCTTGACATCCAAAGATGTAATCTACTCATCcatcaaacaaaaagaatgtgCACAGCCAACTTGATAGTCACAAATCATGAAGCTCAGCACTTTCCTGGATGccgtttaaaaaaaagttgttcTACTGCTTCTGAAATAGGAGCTGAAAAGGAGCCACCCATCAGCCAACTTGTCTTTGATCGTGTTTTATGTGATGTCCCTTGCAGTGGTGATGGTACCCTTCGCAAGGCTCCTGATATCTGGAGGAAATG GCATGTTGGATTGGGCAATGGGGTCCATCCTCTACAAGTTCAGATAGCTATGCGAG GTTTATCTTTGCTTAAAGTTGGCGGAAGAATGGTTTACTCTACCTGCTCCATGAATCCAGTTGAGAATGAGGCTGTGATCGCTGAG ATTTTGCGGAAATGTGATGGGTCTGTTGAGCTTGTTGATGTCTCTAGTGAGCTTCCTCAACTTGTTCGGCGGCCAGGTCTTAAAAAGTGGAAG GTACGTGACAAGGGTAGGTGGTTAGTTTCCCACAAAAATGTCAGCAAATATCGCAAATCTGTCATTGTTCCCAGCATGTTTCCTTCTGGAAGAAGGTTTACAGAACCAACGGACCATAATGGTAGTATGGAAGTGGAAGAAAAGCATGAGAATGGTGGAAATGGAAATGTTGAAGATGCATTGGAGTCAAGTGATGATCCTGCAACTCTAGCCAATGAACAAGATGAGGAAGTTTCTGATTTTCCACTAGAACGCTGCATGAGGATAGTGCCGCATGATCAAAATGGTGGAGCTTTCTTCATTGCTGTCTTCCACAAACGCTCTGATTTGCCAG CCAATCAGGGAAAACCTAATAGTCTGGAAGGGGAATTGGGCCCTAGGAATGATGAGCCACAGgtacaattacaaaatcaGAGTACTGAAGATTCAAATGGGATTGTGGCTAGTTTGGCAGATGGTACAGATGAGACATTTTCTGAAGCAGCTTCTGAGGCAGAGTTGATAAAGGATGAACTAGATGGGGATTCtttggaacttgatccatCCGTTACATGTGAAGAAAATGTAAATGTATCGGAGGAAGCCCAAGCGCCTAGTGATAAGGAAATTGATCCcaagaaagctggaggaaagAGGAAGTTGCAGACTCAAGGCAAGTGGAGAGGTGTTGACCCTGTTGTTTTCTTTAAAGATGAAGCCACCATCAATAGCATAAAGACATTCTATGGCATTGATGAATCATTTCCCTTTAATGGCCACCTTGTCACAAGAAACAGTGATGCTAATCATGTGAAGAGAATTTACTACGTCTCAAAGTCAGTCAAAGATGTTCTTGAACTGAATTTCTCTGTTGGACAGCAACTTAAGATAACCTCCATTGGGCTAAAGATGTTT GAACGACAAACTGCGAGAGAAGGAAATTTGGCTCCTTGTTCATTTCGGATATCCTCAGAAGGATTGCCACTTATTCTTCCATACATCACCAAACAGATTGTATATGCATCCCCTGTGGACTTTAAGCATCTTCTTCAATATAAAAGTATCAAGTTTGCAGATTTTGTTGATGCTGAGCTCGGTCAGAAAGCATCAGGCTTAATGTCAGGATGCTGTGTAATAGTTTTGAGGAAAG ATGGCAAAGCCTTGTCGGATTCCATTGAAGTAGATGAGTCAACAATAGCCATTGGATGCTGGAAAGGTAAGTCCAGTTTGTCTGTGATGGTCACAGCAATTGACTGCCAAGAACTGCTAGAAAGGCTTTTGATGCGCATGGAAACCGAGAAGGGATCTGCGGAGAAGAAAGACAAAGCCTCTAATGCCAAGGAGGGTGAGGAACAGGACATAAAGGATATGGAAAAGAATGGTGACGAGGAAAATATCACACTGGAAACTGAGGGTTAA
- the LOC117633099 gene encoding RNA cytosine-C(5)-methyltransferase NSUN2 isoform X2: protein MDSLKFFESRCLLLLESIQVCAAPGSKTFQLLEIIHRSTKPGSLPDGLVVANDLDIQRCNLLIHQTKRMCTANLIVTNHEAQHFPGCRLKKSCSTASEIGAEKEPPISQLVFDRVLCDVPCSGDGTLRKAPDIWRKWHVGLGNGVHPLQVQIAMRGLSLLKVGGRMVYSTCSMNPVENEAVIAEILRKCDGSVELVDVSSELPQLVRRPGLKKWKVRDKGRWLVSHKNVSKYRKSVIVPSMFPSGRRFTEPTDHNGSMEVEEKHENGGNGNVEDALESSDDPATLANEQDEEVSDFPLERCMRIVPHDQNGGAFFIAVFHKRSDLPANQGKPNSLEGELGPRNDEPQVQLQNQSTEDSNGIVASLADGTDETFSEAASEAELIKDELDGDSLELDPSVTCEENVNVSEEAQAPSDKEIDPKKAGGKRKLQTQGKWRGVDPVVFFKDEATINSIKTFYGIDESFPFNGHLVTRNSDANHVKRIYYVSKSVKDVLELNFSVGQQLKITSIGLKMFERQTAREGNLAPCSFRISSEGLPLILPYITKQIVYASPVDFKHLLQYKSIKFADFVDAELGQKASGLMSGCCVIVLRKDGKALSDSIEVDESTIAIGCWKGKSSLSVMVTAIDCQELLERLLMRMETEKGSAEKKDKASNAKEGEEQDIKDMEKNGDEENITLETEG from the exons ATGGATTCATTGAAGTTCTTCGAAAGCCGTTGCCTGCTGCTTTTAGAATCAATTCAAG TGTGTGCTGCACCAGGTTCAAAAACATTCCAATTGCTTGAGATTATACACCGATCAACAAAACCCGGATCCCTACCTGATGGACTG GTCGTAGCAAATGATCTTGACATCCAAAGATGTAATCTACTCATCcatcaaacaaaaagaatgtgCACAGCCAACTTGATAGTCACAAATCATGAAGCTCAGCACTTTCCTGGATGccgtttaaaaaaaagttgttcTACTGCTTCTGAAATAGGAGCTGAAAAGGAGCCACCCATCAGCCAACTTGTCTTTGATCGTGTTTTATGTGATGTCCCTTGCAGTGGTGATGGTACCCTTCGCAAGGCTCCTGATATCTGGAGGAAATG GCATGTTGGATTGGGCAATGGGGTCCATCCTCTACAAGTTCAGATAGCTATGCGAG GTTTATCTTTGCTTAAAGTTGGCGGAAGAATGGTTTACTCTACCTGCTCCATGAATCCAGTTGAGAATGAGGCTGTGATCGCTGAG ATTTTGCGGAAATGTGATGGGTCTGTTGAGCTTGTTGATGTCTCTAGTGAGCTTCCTCAACTTGTTCGGCGGCCAGGTCTTAAAAAGTGGAAG GTACGTGACAAGGGTAGGTGGTTAGTTTCCCACAAAAATGTCAGCAAATATCGCAAATCTGTCATTGTTCCCAGCATGTTTCCTTCTGGAAGAAGGTTTACAGAACCAACGGACCATAATGGTAGTATGGAAGTGGAAGAAAAGCATGAGAATGGTGGAAATGGAAATGTTGAAGATGCATTGGAGTCAAGTGATGATCCTGCAACTCTAGCCAATGAACAAGATGAGGAAGTTTCTGATTTTCCACTAGAACGCTGCATGAGGATAGTGCCGCATGATCAAAATGGTGGAGCTTTCTTCATTGCTGTCTTCCACAAACGCTCTGATTTGCCAG CCAATCAGGGAAAACCTAATAGTCTGGAAGGGGAATTGGGCCCTAGGAATGATGAGCCACAGgtacaattacaaaatcaGAGTACTGAAGATTCAAATGGGATTGTGGCTAGTTTGGCAGATGGTACAGATGAGACATTTTCTGAAGCAGCTTCTGAGGCAGAGTTGATAAAGGATGAACTAGATGGGGATTCtttggaacttgatccatCCGTTACATGTGAAGAAAATGTAAATGTATCGGAGGAAGCCCAAGCGCCTAGTGATAAGGAAATTGATCCcaagaaagctggaggaaagAGGAAGTTGCAGACTCAAGGCAAGTGGAGAGGTGTTGACCCTGTTGTTTTCTTTAAAGATGAAGCCACCATCAATAGCATAAAGACATTCTATGGCATTGATGAATCATTTCCCTTTAATGGCCACCTTGTCACAAGAAACAGTGATGCTAATCATGTGAAGAGAATTTACTACGTCTCAAAGTCAGTCAAAGATGTTCTTGAACTGAATTTCTCTGTTGGACAGCAACTTAAGATAACCTCCATTGGGCTAAAGATGTTT GAACGACAAACTGCGAGAGAAGGAAATTTGGCTCCTTGTTCATTTCGGATATCCTCAGAAGGATTGCCACTTATTCTTCCATACATCACCAAACAGATTGTATATGCATCCCCTGTGGACTTTAAGCATCTTCTTCAATATAAAAGTATCAAGTTTGCAGATTTTGTTGATGCTGAGCTCGGTCAGAAAGCATCAGGCTTAATGTCAGGATGCTGTGTAATAGTTTTGAGGAAAG ATGGCAAAGCCTTGTCGGATTCCATTGAAGTAGATGAGTCAACAATAGCCATTGGATGCTGGAAAGGTAAGTCCAGTTTGTCTGTGATGGTCACAGCAATTGACTGCCAAGAACTGCTAGAAAGGCTTTTGATGCGCATGGAAACCGAGAAGGGATCTGCGGAGAAGAAAGACAAAGCCTCTAATGCCAAGGAGGGTGAGGAACAGGACATAAAGGATATGGAAAAGAATGGTGACGAGGAAAATATCACACTGGAAACTGAGGGTTAA